In a single window of the Porites lutea chromosome 14, jaPorLute2.1, whole genome shotgun sequence genome:
- the LOC140924212 gene encoding frizzled-7-A-like, with amino-acid sequence MITEAWGRCFSGLLLPAVILSVCLLPCFCQKKCEPVSIPLCTGLQYNETIFPNMLRHRTQEEAALEVHQFFPLVKVGCSKYLAFFLCSVYAPICTIMETPVPPCRGLCESARDGCEGLMERFGFTWPESLSCEKYPKMTETSMCVGENTTGRGDGGGLLPTKETTPPENESVTTEPYTFDVSAVKFQCPGNQKIETDHYTFFGAKKCGAMCENIYFDERERKIARLWTGLWAIFCCISTLFTVLTFLIDMRRFRYPERPIIFLSGCYFMVSVAFVIGFAAGDSLSCTKSSTGSKVIVQGTKHEGCTVVFMLLYFFSMASSIWWVILTLTWFLAAGLKWGHEAIEANAQFFHLAAWAIPAVKTIAILLMTKVDGDELSGVCFVGLSDLNALRGYVLAPLFVYFFVGATFLIAGFVSLFRVRSVLKDDYSKREKIEKLMIRIGVFSILYTVPAVSVLGCLFYEQSNREEWQESWRVGWVYQQRCIESHRQNCPDYPIAQVKPDFTVFMVKYLMFLIVGITSGFWIWSSKTIYAWQKFYFRVKQRFYGPRGNIRV; translated from the coding sequence ATGATTACAGAAGCTTGGGGTAGATGTTTTTCGGGATTACTGCTTCCCGCGGTGATCTTGAGCGTTTGTTTGTTGCCTTGCTTCTGTCAAAAGAAGTGCGAACCAGTTTCAATCCCTCTCTGCACAGGTCTACAGTACAACGAAACAATATTCCCAAACATGCTAAGGCACAGAACCCAGGAGGAAGCTGCCCTTGAAGTTCATCAGTTTTTCCCACTTGTGAAAGTTGGATGTTCCAAGTACTTAGCGTTTTTCTTGTGTTCGGTGTACGCTCCGATTTGTACGATTATGGAAACGCCAGTACCCCCTTGTCGTGGGCTTTGTGAGAGCGCCCGCGACGGCTGTGAAGGTCTCATGGAACGCTTCGGCTTCACGTGGCCAGAGTCCCTTAGCTGCGAAAAGTATCCCAAAATGACAGAGACATCTATGTGCGTTGGCGAGAATACAACGGGCCGAGGTGATGGCGGAGGGCTTCTGCCTACTAAAGAGACAACACCGCCGGAAAATGAGTCGGTGACGACTGAACCATACACATTCGACGTTAGTGCGGTGAAGTTTCAATGTCCTGGCAATCAAAAAATCGAGACTGATCATTATACGTTCTTTGGAGCGAAAAAATGTGGAGCTATGTGCGAAAACATTTATTTCGACGAGAGGGAACGAAAAATTGCCCGCCTTTGGACTGGATTATGGGCGATCTTTTGCTGCATTTCAACACTGTTTACAGTTTTAACATTTCTTATCGACATGAGGAGATTTCGATACCCGGAGAGACCTATCATTTTTCTGTCAGGGTGTTACTTCATGGTTTCTGTTGCTTTTGTCATCGGCTTTGCCGCTGGCGACAGTCTCTCGTGTACAAAATCATCAACAGGCTCTAAAGTCATTGTCCAAGGAACTAAACACGAAGGATGTACTGTGGTTTTTATGCTGCTTTATTTCTTTAGCATGGCTTCGTCAATTTGGTGGGTAATTTTAACACTCACTTGGTTCCTAGCAGCAGGACTAAAGTGGGGCCATGAAGCGATCGAGGCAAACGCACAATTCTTTCATCTCGCAGCCTGGGCGATTCCTGCGGTTAAAACAATCGCGATCTTATTGATGACAAAAGTTGATGGAGACGAACTGAGCGGTGTTTGCTTTGTTGGGCTTTCAGATCTGAACGCGCTTCGGGGTTATGTTCTCGCTCCTCTGTTTGTATACTTTTTCGTCGGCGCTACGTTCCTCATAGCGGGATTTGTGTCATTATTTCGAGTACGATCGGTTTTAAAAGATGATTACTCTAAGAGGGAAAAAATCGAGAAGTTAATGATTCGCATCGGCGTGTTTTCCATACTGTACACCGTACCAGCCGTTTCCGTGCTAGGATGTTTATTTTACGAGCAATCAAATCGTGAAGAATGGCAAGAGTCTTGGAGAGTGGGTTGGGTTTATCAGCAAAGGTGCATTGAAAGTCACAGGCAAAACTGTCCTGATTACCCAATAGCTCAAGTCAAACCCGATTTCACTGTATTTATGGTCAAATACTTGATGTTCTTAATCGTGGGGATTACATCTGGATTTTGGATTTGGTCGAGCAAAACCATATATGCATGGCAGAAGTTTTATTTCAGAGTGAAACAAAGATTTTACGGCCCCAGAGGTAACATTCGAGTATGA